A genomic window from Pirellulales bacterium includes:
- a CDS encoding lactate racemase domain-containing protein has protein sequence MSPYPQFFRLRQKFERPTVADIPGETQRQLARLKLHEKIKPGQTVALTAGSRGIANIAQIIRTTVEHLKSLGASPFIVPAMGSHGGGTAQGQLQVLHDYGITEEYCGCPLRASMETEIIGQAPEGFPIHVDRYACQADHVVLCGRIKPHTDFTGDIESGLMKMMLLGLGKHAGAKIYHRAFQDFSFGQIVRSVATLVLQRCRIVAGLAVVENAYDETALIEAIPPQDIEQREKQLLVLAKQWMPRLPFQHVDILIIDEMGKDISGAGIDTNVVGRKQYASKAAGDEFPKVRRIMVRNLTPASHGNAVGIGMVEFCTTGLLAQHDQHATWTNILTSGNLPMVKYPLHYDTDREMLDAALPTIGLTEPAQAKMLWIKNTLRLAEVECSAAYLAEARARADLEILTPPRDLPLDAAGNLPPFAPATTDHGSTELAED, from the coding sequence ATGAGCCCCTATCCGCAATTCTTCCGACTTCGCCAAAAATTCGAGCGCCCCACAGTCGCCGACATCCCCGGCGAAACCCAGCGGCAACTGGCCCGGCTGAAACTTCATGAAAAAATCAAACCCGGCCAAACCGTCGCCCTCACCGCCGGGAGCCGCGGCATTGCGAACATCGCACAGATCATCCGGACCACCGTCGAGCATTTGAAAAGCCTGGGCGCCAGCCCCTTCATTGTGCCGGCCATGGGCAGCCACGGCGGCGGCACGGCGCAGGGCCAACTGCAGGTGCTCCACGATTACGGCATCACCGAAGAATATTGCGGTTGTCCCCTCCGCGCCAGCATGGAAACCGAAATCATCGGCCAGGCCCCCGAGGGTTTTCCGATTCATGTCGATCGTTACGCCTGCCAGGCCGATCACGTGGTGCTGTGCGGCCGCATCAAGCCGCATACCGATTTCACCGGCGACATCGAAAGCGGCCTAATGAAAATGATGTTGCTGGGCCTGGGCAAGCACGCCGGAGCCAAAATTTATCATCGGGCCTTCCAAGATTTCAGCTTCGGTCAAATTGTCCGTAGCGTCGCAACGCTAGTGCTCCAGCGCTGCCGCATTGTGGCGGGCCTGGCGGTGGTAGAAAACGCTTACGACGAAACCGCGCTCATCGAAGCCATTCCGCCGCAAGACATCGAGCAGCGCGAAAAGCAATTGCTCGTGCTGGCCAAACAGTGGATGCCGCGCCTACCGTTTCAGCACGTCGATATTCTCATCATCGACGAAATGGGCAAAGACATCAGCGGCGCCGGCATCGACACCAACGTGGTGGGCCGCAAACAATACGCCAGCAAAGCCGCCGGCGACGAGTTTCCCAAGGTGCGGCGGATTATGGTCCGCAATCTTACGCCGGCCTCGCACGGCAACGCCGTCGGCATCGGCATGGTGGAATTCTGCACCACCGGCTTGCTTGCGCAGCACGATCAACACGCCACCTGGACCAACATTTTAACCAGCGGCAATCTGCCGATGGTCAAATATCCGCTGCACTACGATACCGACCGGGAAATGCTGGACGCGGCGCTGCCCACGATCGGCCTTACCGAGCCGGCGCAGGCCAAAATGCTGTGGATTAAAAATACGCTGCGCCTGGCCGAAGTCGAATGCTCGGCCGCTTATTTGGCGGAAGCCCGGGCCCGGGCCGATTTAGAAATACTCACTCCGCCGCGCGATTTGCCGCTGGATGCCGCCGGCAACCTGCCGCCATTCGCCCCTGCCACCACTGACCACGGCTCGACTGAGCTCGCCGAAGACTGA
- a CDS encoding MBL fold metallo-hydrolase — MKLHLLGTAGYHPTEHRHTACLMLPEQGIVLDAGTAMFRVRKHLATPQLDIYLTHAHLDHVTGLTYLFDVLADKPMERVTIHALPDKLAAIDQHLLNEQIFPVKLPYEMRPLVQDAPLTDGGTLRYFPLSHPGGSIGLRLNWPEHSLAYVTDTNTPGACASYIDAIRGVDVLVHECYYPDGLEKTAQLTGHSCATPVAQAAKAARVGRLLLTHLNPLREEEDPIGLRKILDIFPEAEIARDGMEVEF; from the coding sequence ATGAAGCTGCATCTGTTGGGAACCGCCGGGTATCATCCCACGGAGCATCGCCATACGGCCTGCTTGATGCTGCCGGAACAGGGCATCGTGCTGGATGCGGGAACCGCCATGTTCCGCGTGCGAAAACATTTGGCGACGCCGCAGTTGGACATTTACTTGACGCACGCCCATCTGGACCATGTGACGGGTCTGACTTATTTGTTCGATGTATTGGCCGACAAGCCGATGGAGCGGGTCACGATTCACGCGCTGCCGGACAAACTGGCGGCCATTGACCAACACTTGCTGAACGAGCAGATTTTTCCGGTGAAGCTGCCGTACGAGATGCGGCCGTTGGTTCAAGATGCACCACTGACGGACGGCGGCACGCTGCGGTATTTTCCGCTGTCGCATCCGGGGGGCTCGATCGGCCTGCGGCTGAATTGGCCCGAGCATTCGCTGGCGTACGTGACCGACACCAATACGCCGGGGGCGTGCGCCTCGTACATCGATGCCATTCGCGGCGTCGATGTGCTGGTTCACGAATGTTATTATCCCGACGGCTTGGAAAAAACGGCCCAGCTCACCGGGCACAGTTGCGCCACGCCCGTGGCGCAGGCGGCGAAGGCCGCGCGGGTGGGTCGATTGCTGCTGACCCACTTGAACCCGCTGCGCGAGGAAGAAGACCCCATCGGCCTGCGCAAGATATTGGACATTTTTCCAGAGGCGGAAATTGCACGCGACGGAATGGAAGTGGAGTTTTGA
- a CDS encoding DNA topoisomerase IV subunit A, which yields MAKRSRKSAAANGSAAATLTPRDKKTLGVLKEMANDVVHAAEKKRDPYLDIPARNLSNVKYNRVKRFIEMGSAKNRRQLFNLSQAKSYMQTMLVASGCKKLIDQAKTTSLRGMFYLLKHTIEGTKEETFSDQNECDPVIEDLEVTLNSLREELHLYAQKRGDMVGPITLVDSGDEIDCTRMGSGGYGIPSIVEPERIEFKKCDAKFILHVEKDTVWQRFNEDKFWRKHKCILTHGAGQPTRGVRRLLCRLHNELKLPIYCLLDNDPWGYYIYSVLKQGSINLAYESKRMAIPDVKFIGLRSIDFDRCQLSGSVKIALNDSDIKRAKQIASYPWFATKKPWQKEIERMLKNGFKLEVESLISKDISYVTETYVPERLKEGDWLD from the coding sequence ATGGCCAAACGTTCCCGCAAATCTGCTGCCGCCAACGGTTCCGCCGCTGCCACACTCACCCCGCGCGATAAAAAGACGCTGGGCGTGCTGAAAGAGATGGCCAACGACGTGGTGCATGCCGCGGAGAAAAAGCGCGATCCGTATCTGGACATCCCGGCCCGCAACTTGTCCAACGTTAAATACAACCGGGTGAAGCGGTTCATCGAAATGGGCAGCGCCAAAAATCGGCGGCAACTGTTTAATCTGTCGCAAGCCAAAAGCTACATGCAAACCATGCTCGTGGCCAGCGGCTGCAAAAAACTTATCGATCAGGCCAAGACCACCAGCCTGCGAGGCATGTTTTACCTGCTGAAGCACACCATCGAAGGCACCAAAGAGGAAACCTTTTCCGATCAGAACGAATGCGACCCGGTGATTGAAGACCTGGAAGTTACGCTGAACAGCCTGCGCGAAGAGCTGCACCTGTACGCCCAAAAGCGCGGGGACATGGTCGGCCCCATCACGCTGGTCGACAGCGGCGACGAAATCGATTGCACGCGGATGGGCTCCGGCGGCTACGGCATTCCGTCGATCGTCGAGCCGGAGCGGATCGAATTCAAAAAATGCGACGCGAAATTCATTTTGCACGTGGAAAAAGACACCGTCTGGCAGCGCTTCAACGAAGATAAATTCTGGCGCAAGCACAAGTGCATTCTGACCCACGGGGCCGGCCAGCCCACGCGCGGCGTGCGCCGGCTGCTGTGCCGCCTGCACAACGAACTCAAGCTGCCGATTTATTGCCTGCTAGATAACGATCCCTGGGGCTATTACATTTACAGCGTGCTCAAGCAGGGCTCCATTAACCTGGCGTACGAAAGCAAGCGGATGGCCATTCCCGACGTGAAATTCATCGGGCTGCGCAGTATCGATTTCGACCGTTGCCAGCTTTCGGGCAGCGTGAAAATTGCGCTGAACGATTCCGACATTAAACGCGCCAAGCAAATCGCCAGCTATCCGTGGTTCGCCACCAAAAAACCGTGGCAAAAAGAAATCGAACGGATGCTGAAAAACGGCTTCAAGCTGGAAGTGGAATCGCTGATTTCCAAAGACATCAGCTACGTCACCGAAACGTATGTGCCCGAGCGGCTGAAAGAAGGCGACTGGCTGGATTAG
- a CDS encoding DNA topoisomerase VI subunit B, protein MIRAQAKSSRRAKTAGPSTKGGRRAAHSDTGGPTGNGEAAHGKTATEEAAAKAASNGAADKAPHDGAHMDETEHAGGSKRRHRATAQSMAAAQRDISVSEFFAKNRHLLGFDNPRKALLTAVKEAVDNSLDACEEAGILPELWVHIEQTGDNRYKIGVQDNGPGIVKKQIPLIFGKLLYGSKFHRLRMSRGQQGIGISAAGMYGVLTTGKPVKIISKIGKKSPAHYYEIQINTKNNKPEILNGHGEGVDIPAGEKGKALIEKHGIEWIAVHDGDKEVVHGTRVTIELEGAYKRGRGSVEEYLEQTAIANPHLRLHYKDPESNEREFARSTHHLPPEPKEIKPHPYGVELGRLITMMKDASPGTISQFLTQNFSRVSPGVARKICETAKLSTRGNVHRIGRHEADALYQAIQQTKISSPSTDCISPIGEEHLLKSLHQVVPGEFYAAATRPPAVYRGNPFLIEAAVAYGGAPIGQRVSLEVLAELLSQSDARTLRQFLVSTFAGLGSEAADKILEESKLGTRQSPGRLKKDELAALHTAMHNVNLEDGQTMTVLRYANRVPLQFQHAACAITQTIMSTNWRAYGLQQSRNSLPSGPITIMVHMASVWVPFTSESKEAIAGYPEIQKEIRLALQAVGRKLGMYLRRRIRVKQEGERRNIFLRYLGEVATAVGEINRTNIKLLYEKLLAVAKKKTAQADVVLGEDGKPIEPDADAHDYGGSVLIVDNHATQTPVANTQPAFAKPQAENRIS, encoded by the coding sequence TTGATTCGCGCCCAAGCAAAATCGTCACGGCGGGCTAAAACCGCCGGTCCATCCACAAAAGGGGGTCGCCGTGCAGCCCATTCCGATACGGGTGGGCCGACAGGCAACGGGGAAGCCGCCCACGGGAAAACCGCCACGGAAGAAGCCGCTGCCAAAGCTGCTTCCAACGGCGCTGCCGACAAGGCGCCGCACGACGGGGCACACATGGACGAAACGGAGCATGCGGGCGGATCAAAGCGCCGCCATCGGGCCACCGCCCAATCGATGGCCGCCGCCCAGCGCGATATTTCCGTCAGCGAGTTCTTCGCCAAAAATCGTCACTTGCTGGGCTTCGATAATCCCCGCAAGGCGCTTCTGACCGCGGTCAAAGAAGCCGTCGACAATTCGCTCGACGCCTGCGAGGAAGCGGGCATTTTGCCTGAGCTGTGGGTCCACATCGAGCAAACCGGCGACAACCGGTACAAAATTGGCGTGCAAGACAACGGCCCCGGCATCGTCAAAAAACAAATTCCTTTGATCTTCGGCAAGCTGCTGTACGGCTCCAAATTTCATCGCTTGCGCATGAGCCGGGGGCAGCAAGGCATTGGCATCAGCGCGGCCGGCATGTACGGCGTGCTGACGACCGGCAAGCCGGTGAAAATTATCTCGAAGATCGGCAAGAAATCGCCGGCCCATTATTACGAAATTCAAATCAACACCAAAAACAATAAGCCGGAAATTTTGAACGGCCACGGCGAAGGGGTAGACATTCCGGCCGGCGAAAAAGGGAAAGCCCTCATCGAAAAGCACGGCATCGAGTGGATCGCTGTGCACGACGGCGACAAAGAAGTCGTTCACGGCACCCGCGTCACCATCGAGCTGGAAGGCGCCTACAAGCGCGGCCGCGGCAGCGTGGAGGAATATCTGGAGCAAACGGCCATCGCCAATCCGCACCTGCGGCTGCACTACAAGGACCCCGAAAGCAACGAGCGTGAATTCGCCCGCTCCACGCACCATCTGCCGCCGGAGCCCAAGGAAATTAAGCCGCATCCCTACGGCGTTGAGTTGGGCCGCCTGATCACCATGATGAAAGACGCGTCGCCGGGGACCATTTCGCAGTTCCTGACACAGAACTTTTCCCGCGTCAGCCCCGGCGTGGCCCGCAAAATTTGCGAAACGGCCAAGCTGAGCACGCGCGGCAATGTGCATCGTATTGGCCGGCACGAAGCCGATGCGCTGTATCAGGCCATCCAGCAAACCAAAATCTCCTCTCCGTCGACCGATTGCATTTCGCCGATTGGCGAAGAACATTTGTTGAAAAGCTTGCACCAAGTGGTGCCGGGCGAATTTTACGCCGCCGCCACCCGGCCGCCGGCGGTCTACCGCGGCAATCCGTTTCTCATTGAGGCCGCCGTGGCCTACGGGGGGGCGCCCATCGGTCAGCGCGTCTCGCTGGAAGTGCTTGCCGAATTGCTCTCGCAAAGCGATGCCCGCACCCTGCGGCAATTCCTCGTGAGCACCTTTGCCGGACTGGGAAGCGAGGCGGCGGACAAAATTCTGGAAGAATCGAAACTCGGCACACGGCAATCGCCCGGCCGGCTGAAGAAAGACGAACTGGCCGCCCTGCACACCGCCATGCACAATGTGAACCTGGAAGACGGCCAAACCATGACGGTTCTGCGCTACGCCAACCGGGTGCCGCTGCAATTCCAGCACGCCGCGTGCGCCATAACGCAAACCATTATGAGCACCAACTGGCGCGCGTACGGCCTACAGCAATCGCGCAATTCGCTGCCCAGCGGGCCGATTACCATCATGGTGCACATGGCCAGCGTCTGGGTTCCGTTCACCAGCGAATCGAAGGAAGCCATCGCCGGCTACCCGGAAATTCAAAAAGAAATTCGCCTCGCGCTGCAGGCCGTGGGGCGCAAATTGGGCATGTACCTGCGGCGCCGCATCCGCGTAAAGCAGGAAGGTGAACGCCGCAACATTTTCCTGCGTTACCTGGGCGAAGTGGCCACGGCCGTGGGCGAAATCAACCGCACCAACATCAAATTGTTGTACGAAAAACTGCTGGCCGTGGCGAAAAAGAAAACCGCCCAAGCCGACGTGGTGCTGGGCGAAGATGGCAAACCGATTGAACCAGATGCCGATGCCCATGATTACGGCGGCAGCGTGCTGATCGTGGACAACCACGCCACCCAAACACCGGTCGCCAACACACAGCCTGCGTTTGCTAAACCGCAAGCGGAGAACCGAATCTCCTGA
- a CDS encoding VWA domain-containing protein, which yields MNDSSSPCAPASYPRTPHNPRFLRQLLPSTLTALAVMVFSAAALAAEPDAQKFDPTANYSHTKLFGLEAQGDKFVYVFDRSGSMGDDGGKPLREAKKQLLASLAELDEHSQFYLIFYNEQPRLFDLGNSRGRLIFATPSNKRQAENFISSVEAGGGTDHMAALSLALQQRPDVIFLLTDGEEKDDLTADDLKRIDRLNGGGTMINVIQFAAVPRPTSSLIQLAHENRGQHVFVDIKHYGESSNAQAK from the coding sequence ATGAACGATTCCTCATCGCCTTGCGCCCCCGCTTCTTATCCGCGTACTCCGCACAATCCGCGGTTTCTCCGGCAACTGCTCCCATCGACATTGACGGCGCTTGCCGTGATGGTTTTCTCTGCGGCGGCCCTGGCCGCCGAGCCCGACGCCCAAAAATTCGATCCCACGGCCAACTACTCCCACACCAAGTTGTTCGGCCTGGAAGCGCAGGGAGACAAATTCGTGTATGTGTTCGACCGCTCCGGCAGCATGGGGGACGATGGGGGCAAGCCGCTGCGCGAAGCGAAAAAACAACTGCTGGCCAGCCTGGCCGAGCTCGACGAACACAGCCAGTTTTACCTGATCTTTTACAACGAGCAGCCGCGCCTGTTCGATTTGGGCAATTCCCGCGGGCGGCTGATTTTTGCCACCCCCTCGAACAAGCGCCAGGCTGAAAATTTCATTTCCAGCGTCGAAGCCGGCGGCGGCACCGATCACATGGCCGCGCTCAGTCTTGCCTTGCAACAGCGCCCCGACGTCATTTTCCTGCTGACCGACGGCGAGGAAAAAGACGATCTCACCGCCGACGACCTGAAACGGATCGACCGCCTCAACGGCGGCGGCACCATGATCAACGTCATTCAATTCGCTGCTGTCCCGCGCCCCACGAGCAGCCTGATTCAGCTTGCGCACGAAAACCGCGGCCAGCATGTGTTTGTCGACATCAAGCACTACGGCGAAAGTTCGAATGCCCAAGCCAAGTAG
- a CDS encoding NADPH:quinone reductase, with product MKAAFINQTGPPENIQYGDLPQPQPCGSQVLVKVGAVAVNPIDTYIRSGTVKMPLPLPFIIGCDLAGTVTAVGSKARRFKPGDRVWGSNQGLLGRQGTFAEYAAVDESWLYPIPPGVSDETAAAVALVSITAGLGLLRDIKLQAGETLFVNGGSGGVGSMVVQISKAIGAKVITTAGSDEKVKKCLELGADHALNYKTQDVAAEVKRLSPDGLNVYWETLREPDFDKAIGLLAPRGRMMIMSGRDARPPFPVGPFYVKGCSLLGFAMFNATPDEQRRCAEKINGWLAAGKLKACIDRVLPLSQAATAHQLQEESTVGKSGSLMGKIVLRL from the coding sequence ATGAAAGCCGCCTTCATCAACCAAACCGGTCCGCCGGAAAACATCCAATACGGCGATCTTCCCCAGCCCCAACCCTGCGGCTCGCAAGTGCTAGTGAAAGTGGGCGCGGTGGCGGTGAATCCGATCGATACCTACATTCGCTCCGGCACGGTAAAAATGCCGTTGCCGCTGCCGTTCATCATTGGTTGCGATCTGGCTGGCACCGTCACCGCCGTGGGCTCAAAAGCCCGGCGTTTCAAACCGGGCGACCGTGTGTGGGGGAGCAACCAAGGTTTACTGGGGCGACAGGGCACGTTCGCCGAGTACGCCGCCGTCGACGAAAGTTGGCTTTACCCGATTCCCCCGGGCGTTAGCGATGAAACCGCCGCCGCGGTTGCGCTGGTCAGCATCACGGCCGGCTTGGGCCTGCTGCGCGACATCAAACTTCAAGCCGGCGAAACGCTGTTTGTCAACGGCGGTTCTGGCGGCGTCGGCTCGATGGTGGTGCAAATTTCCAAAGCCATTGGCGCCAAAGTCATCACGACCGCCGGCAGCGACGAGAAAGTGAAAAAATGCCTGGAACTCGGCGCCGACCATGCGCTTAACTACAAAACGCAGGACGTGGCCGCCGAAGTGAAGCGGTTGTCCCCCGACGGCCTGAACGTTTATTGGGAAACGCTGCGCGAGCCCGATTTCGACAAGGCGATTGGTCTGCTGGCCCCGCGTGGCCGGATGATGATCATGTCCGGCCGCGATGCCCGGCCGCCATTTCCTGTCGGGCCGTTTTACGTGAAGGGCTGCTCGCTGCTGGGCTTCGCCATGTTCAACGCCACGCCGGATGAGCAGCGCCGCTGTGCCGAAAAAATTAACGGGTGGCTGGCCGCGGGCAAACTGAAAGCCTGCATTGACCGCGTGCTGCCGCTTTCGCAGGCCGCCACCGCCCACCAATTGCAGGAAGAAAGCACCGTAGGCAAATCGGGCAGTTTAATGGGCAAGATTGTGCTGCGGCTCTAA